Genomic DNA from Candidatus Eisenbacteria bacterium:
CTGTTCGGAGGCCAGTAGATCCGCACCGGGCGGTCGCGAAGCATGCATTCGCGGCCGCCTCTCTGCGCACGTCAGCGCCCGCCCAGGCCTGCCGGCCGGGCGGGCGTTGACGGTTTCTACATCCCGGTGAGCGCGTCGAGATCCTCGCGCGGGACGGGGAGGCCGGTTCTCGGAGATGCCACCAGGCTGATGAGTCGCTCGTAGCTCTGGTCGTCAGGCTCGAGAATCCTCGCGCGCTGAAAGGCTTCCAGCGCGGCGGGTCCGCGGCCGAGCTCGAGCAGGATGGCGCCGAGCAGCGCCCATCGACGGGGATGGGATGGACCGGTCTTGACCAGGTAGCTCGCTTCCTGGAGCGCCGCATCGAGCAGCCCGAGCCGCACCAGGCTGTTGATCCATGCCAGACGAAACGAGACCACGTCCGGACGGATCTCTCTCGCGCGCTCGAACGCCGCGGCGGCGGCATCGATCCGTCCCGTGGCCGCATAGACGCGGCCTGCCCAGTAGTGGGCGCGAGGGTTGCCGGGATTGGCGGCGATCGAGCGATCGAGCCAGCGCTCCGCCTCCGGGTAGTTCGCCTGGCGAAAGTGCCAGCAACCCAGCGTCGATTCCGTTCGCCCTCCCCCGAGAGGCAGGCTGGCGAACCGGGCCAGCCCCCGCTCGACCGACGCATTCAGCACGATCCAAGGCGTGCTGTGGAAGAAGGAGACGGCGAGGGCGAGTGCCAAGGCCGCGTGACGGTAGCGCGGTGTGCGCACTTGCTCGAGCAAGAGGAACAGCCCGGCGACGATGAAGACGAACCCCGTGGGCGCCAAGAGATCCCAGTTCCTCGCATAGCCGAGATTCGAGTCCCCCGCGACCAGGCTGACCAGCACATAGGATCCGGCCAGCGTCGTCAGGAAGATCCGAACCGCCGGCTGTCCTCGCGACCAGCGCAATCTGGTCAGGCCGGCAAGGATCAGCACCAGTCCCAGAGGCCCGACGAGCAGCTGCTCGTTGAGCACGTCGAGCGCGTGCTTGGCGCTGGCGATGTACCCTGGCGCGTCGCTCTCCGGCGTCGCGATCCGGCCCACGGTCGCGAGCAGCGTCTTCGGCAGGTCGTACCCGGTCCCGAGCTGCGACAGCAGGATGACCACCATGCCGACCAACA
This window encodes:
- a CDS encoding tetratricopeptide repeat protein → MAERRLRVVPAESSPPVQPQVVRGGRRAGADEHHLRLLAAATIGLVAIEAAGSRWLVSSLWGAHAYAFFPPWIGFVALGLLVLAWISIRRAVAAGSWRFAAALERLTRAPRSTVLRPPILFASALLVFWHFRARHLLLGDGLVLSTNIVEPQALHPLEPLAMFIQQIWTSWAAPWFRGGGLLERDVAWQAIALGSAVAGAFFVVIADAIARQLHQAARTSEAEIPATNLPLLVLVGQGYAQLFFGYVENYALLVLAMAYYVWCALSYLNGRGPLLSVILSCLIAMCVHLSAAALLPSLAFVIAIAFRRRHERSFWADLLAGGLLVGMVVILLSQLGTGYDLPKTLLATVGRIATPESDAPGYIASAKHALDVLNEQLLVGPLGLVLILAGLTRLRWSRGQPAVRIFLTTLAGSYVLVSLVAGDSNLGYARNWDLLAPTGFVFIVAGLFLLLEQVRTPRYRHAALALALAVSFFHSTPWIVLNASVERGLARFASLPLGGGRTESTLGCWHFRQANYPEAERWLDRSIAANPGNPRAHYWAGRVYAATGRIDAAAAAFERAREIRPDVVSFRLAWINSLVRLGLLDAALQEASYLVKTGPSHPRRWALLGAILLELGRGPAALEAFQRARILEPDDQSYERLISLVASPRTGLPVPREDLDALTGM